One part of the Algibacter sp. L1A34 genome encodes these proteins:
- the mutL gene encoding DNA mismatch repair endonuclease MutL yields MADIIQLLPDHVANQIAAGEVVQRPASVVKELLENAIDAGADSIKLIIKDAGKTLVQVIDNGKGMSTTDARLSFERHATSKIRSAEDLFQLHTKGFRGEALASIAAIAHVELKTKQPQDDVGNTIIIEGSKVTDQDVVVTPQGTSVSVKNLFFNIPARRNFLKSDNVELRHIIDEFHRVALAHPGIAFAFYNNGNEAFNLPISNYRQRIVNIFGTKTNEKLVPVEEETEVLKISGFVGKPEFAKKTRGEQYFFVNDRFIKSAYLNHAIASAYDGLLKSGTHASYFLNLTVDPQTIDINIHPTKTEIKFDDEHTLYAILRSAVKHSLGQFNIAPVLDFDRDANLDTPYGLKKEATRTNTPSIEVDRSFNPFQDEAPIKPRTVSYKKEPTESWESLYVGLESKGTKTQHDFSEVHFETEESTVSMFDKDIERTHTTYQLHNKYIVSTIKSGMLVIDQHRAHQRILYEDYLQHLTIKGALSQQLLFPLDLHFSNQEIAVIIQLKEDLEHTGFVFSNVKEESIEIIGVPVGVPESEVSIILEQLISDVENEVPDSNFSATDLLAKSMAKSLAIKTGQSLQKDEQEHLVNKLFACKAPNVSPTNRTTFVTMSVDELDKKFI; encoded by the coding sequence ATGGCAGACATTATACAGCTTTTACCCGACCACGTCGCAAACCAAATTGCTGCTGGAGAAGTTGTTCAACGTCCAGCATCTGTAGTCAAAGAATTGCTTGAAAATGCAATTGATGCAGGAGCGGACTCTATTAAACTCATAATAAAAGACGCCGGAAAAACATTGGTTCAGGTTATCGATAACGGTAAAGGAATGAGTACTACCGATGCCCGATTAAGTTTTGAGCGTCATGCAACATCTAAAATCCGAAGTGCGGAAGATTTATTTCAACTACATACCAAAGGCTTTCGTGGAGAGGCTTTGGCAAGTATAGCGGCTATTGCGCATGTAGAATTGAAAACCAAGCAACCTCAAGATGATGTTGGGAATACCATAATTATAGAGGGGAGTAAAGTAACCGATCAAGATGTGGTAGTTACGCCACAAGGAACTTCGGTTTCTGTTAAAAATCTATTTTTTAATATTCCTGCCAGACGAAATTTTTTAAAATCGGATAATGTAGAATTACGTCATATTATTGATGAGTTTCACCGTGTAGCATTAGCGCATCCAGGGATTGCTTTTGCTTTTTATAATAACGGAAATGAAGCTTTCAATTTACCAATTAGTAATTACAGACAACGTATTGTAAATATCTTCGGAACAAAAACTAATGAAAAATTAGTACCTGTAGAAGAAGAAACAGAGGTGCTTAAAATATCTGGATTTGTTGGCAAACCGGAATTTGCTAAAAAAACTAGAGGAGAGCAATACTTTTTTGTAAATGATAGATTTATAAAAAGCGCTTATTTAAATCATGCTATAGCTTCGGCTTATGATGGTTTACTTAAAAGTGGAACACATGCAAGTTATTTTTTAAACCTAACTGTAGATCCGCAAACCATAGATATTAATATTCATCCAACAAAAACGGAAATAAAGTTTGATGATGAGCATACACTTTATGCCATTCTTCGTTCGGCAGTTAAGCATAGTCTAGGCCAGTTTAATATCGCGCCAGTTTTAGATTTTGACCGTGACGCAAATCTAGATACACCATACGGACTTAAAAAAGAAGCGACTAGAACAAATACACCAAGTATTGAGGTGGATAGGAGTTTTAATCCATTTCAAGATGAAGCTCCAATTAAACCTAGAACCGTTTCTTATAAAAAAGAACCAACCGAAAGTTGGGAGAGTTTATACGTTGGCTTAGAATCTAAAGGCACAAAAACGCAACACGATTTTAGTGAAGTGCATTTTGAAACTGAAGAGTCTACAGTTTCCATGTTCGATAAAGATATCGAGAGAACGCATACCACGTATCAATTACATAATAAATATATTGTTAGTACTATAAAATCGGGTATGTTGGTTATCGATCAACATCGTGCCCATCAACGAATTTTGTATGAAGATTATCTTCAACATCTTACTATAAAAGGAGCGCTAAGTCAGCAATTATTATTCCCGTTAGATTTACATTTTTCAAATCAAGAAATAGCTGTTATTATTCAATTGAAAGAAGATTTAGAACATACCGGTTTTGTGTTTTCAAACGTTAAAGAGGAGTCTATTGAGATTATAGGGGTTCCCGTTGGCGTTCCAGAAAGCGAAGTTTCTATTATTTTAGAACAACTAATTAGTGATGTAGAAAACGAAGTACCAGACAGTAACTTCTCGGCAACCGATTTATTAGCAAAATCTATGGCAAAAAGTTTAGCCATAAAAACAGGGCAGTCATTACAGAAAGATGAACAGGAACATTTAGTAAATAAGCTGTTTGCTTGTAAAGCGCCTAATGTTTCGCCTACTAATAGAACAACATTTGTAACCATGAGTGTTGACGAATTAGATAAAAAATTTATATAA
- a CDS encoding riboflavin synthase subunit beta, which yields MGILKAKKNKKFSYTPRYFDDKGEGNPFEIKHKFDEYRTTVGANKNFKSKLNNALNELKHNRDHEANRRVLIIVGILLVIFLFIIDFDLSIFFSK from the coding sequence ATGGGAATCTTAAAGGCAAAAAAAAACAAGAAATTTAGTTATACACCGCGTTATTTTGATGATAAAGGCGAAGGAAACCCTTTTGAAATTAAACATAAGTTCGATGAATACAGAACAACTGTTGGTGCAAATAAAAATTTTAAGTCAAAATTAAATAATGCTTTAAACGAATTAAAGCACAACAGAGATCATGAAGCTAACCGTCGCGTTTTAATTATTGTGGGCATTTTGTTAGTTATATTTTTATTCATCATCGATTTCGATTTATCTATATTCTTTTCTAAATAA
- a CDS encoding rhomboid family intramembrane serine protease: MMRISETVKHLIIINVIMFIGTLFIGNGVLFFDLFAMHFPKNEAFQPWQIITHMFIHGGFQHLFFNMLMLYFFGSMLESAIGRNKFLFLYISAGLGALALQMGEQYIRYLLMERQALDLGYSSSQVIQVFKEGKIFVDIGQDFNDIYRTITFGASGAIMGVLAASAYVFPNAEIMLLFPPIPIKLKYLAVGMIGADLLSAILTGTPLMANSNVGYLAHVGGAITGFLIMYFWKKTQFNNNRWN, from the coding sequence ATGATGCGAATTTCAGAAACTGTTAAACACTTAATAATCATAAACGTGATTATGTTTATAGGGACCTTGTTTATAGGGAACGGTGTTTTATTTTTCGATTTATTTGCCATGCATTTTCCGAAAAATGAAGCCTTTCAGCCATGGCAAATAATTACGCACATGTTTATTCATGGAGGATTTCAGCATTTGTTTTTTAATATGCTGATGCTATATTTCTTTGGTTCTATGTTAGAGTCAGCCATAGGAAGGAATAAATTCTTGTTTTTATATATATCTGCTGGATTAGGGGCTTTGGCATTGCAAATGGGTGAACAATATATTCGATATCTATTAATGGAAAGGCAAGCATTAGATCTTGGATATTCTTCATCTCAAGTTATCCAAGTTTTCAAAGAAGGAAAAATATTTGTTGATATTGGGCAAGACTTTAATGATATATATCGAACCATCACTTTTGGTGCTTCGGGCGCAATTATGGGAGTGCTTGCTGCAAGTGCTTATGTGTTTCCAAATGCAGAAATTATGTTGTTATTTCCACCAATTCCTATAAAACTTAAGTATTTAGCTGTAGGTATGATTGGTGCGGATTTACTTTCGGCAATTTTAACAGGTACACCATTAATGGCAAATAGTAATGTTGGATATTTGGCGCACGTTGGAGGAGCAATCACAGGCTTTTTAATTATGTATTTTTGGAAAAAAACACAGTTTAATAATAACCGTTGGAACTAA
- the ribH gene encoding 6,7-dimethyl-8-ribityllumazine synthase — MATVNKNLSDYDKTTIPNAKDFRFGIVVSEWNDTITEGLYKGAYDALIENGVEPDNIVRWDVPGSFELIYGCKKMQEQMVNAVIAIGCVIQGETKHFDFVCEGVTQGIKDLNVQKETPVIFCVLTDNIMQQSIDRSGGKHGNKGTEAAIAAIKMAELRKNS, encoded by the coding sequence ATGGCAACAGTAAATAAAAATTTATCGGATTACGATAAAACAACAATCCCAAATGCGAAAGATTTTCGATTTGGGATTGTTGTTTCTGAATGGAATGATACCATTACCGAAGGTTTGTATAAAGGCGCATATGATGCTTTGATAGAAAATGGTGTAGAGCCAGACAATATTGTGCGCTGGGATGTGCCAGGAAGTTTTGAGCTAATTTACGGATGTAAAAAAATGCAGGAGCAAATGGTAAATGCCGTTATAGCAATTGGCTGTGTAATACAAGGCGAAACCAAGCATTTCGATTTTGTTTGTGAAGGTGTAACTCAAGGTATTAAAGATTTAAACGTACAGAAAGAAACTCCGGTTATTTTCTGTGTACTTACCGATAACATCATGCAACAATCTATAGATCGTTCTGGTGGCAAACACGGTAATAAAGGTACTGAAGCTGCTATTGCGGCGATTAAAATGGCAGAATTACGTAAAAATAGTTAA